From a single Gimesia fumaroli genomic region:
- the rpe gene encoding ribulose-phosphate 3-epimerase, translating to MNTPFPVIAPSMLKCDFGNLHREVELLEAAEASVLHWDVMDGHFVPNLSYGALLIERVRPLTKMFFDAHLMVSNPEEYIDEYIKAGCDSITVHIEAVPDPQDILDHMNKSGVVPGLAISPKTPVEMIEPYLESCGLILVMSVEPGFGGQSFMESSLPKIKQLKTMIANSTILSVDGGIGMETIAEAAAAGANYFVVGSALFSQADYSIAVNELVEKARSQTASLT from the coding sequence TTGAATACCCCTTTTCCAGTCATTGCCCCGTCGATGCTGAAGTGCGACTTCGGTAATCTTCATCGGGAAGTTGAATTATTGGAGGCGGCTGAAGCCTCGGTCCTTCATTGGGACGTGATGGACGGGCACTTCGTCCCCAATCTCTCCTATGGGGCACTGCTGATCGAACGAGTCAGACCTCTAACGAAAATGTTCTTCGACGCCCATTTAATGGTCAGCAATCCGGAAGAGTATATCGATGAGTATATCAAAGCAGGCTGCGATTCAATCACCGTCCATATCGAAGCCGTACCTGATCCTCAAGACATCCTGGATCACATGAATAAATCGGGAGTCGTGCCAGGATTAGCGATCAGCCCCAAAACTCCCGTCGAGATGATTGAACCTTACCTTGAATCCTGTGGCCTGATTCTGGTGATGAGTGTCGAACCAGGATTTGGCGGCCAGTCATTTATGGAATCAAGCTTACCCAAAATCAAACAGCTGAAGACCATGATTGCCAATTCCACCATCCTTTCTGTTGATGGTGGAATTGGCATGGAAACAATCGCTGAAGCAGCCGCTGCTGGTGCAAACTATTTTGTTGTCGGCAGTGCTCTGTTCAGTCAAGCAGATTATTCGATTGCTGTAAACGAGCTGGTTGAAAAGGCCAGAAGCCAGACAGCTTCCTTAACATAA
- a CDS encoding serine/threonine protein kinase has product MNFLKRLFSKQSRIPRVNIKQRFELIGRVGQGSMSKVWRARDYNTGKIVALKVLHKEKTEELEARFVGLNKPKEGEIAVQFHHPHIVKTFEHGITTDNEQFLVMEFIEGYSLSYLVEAQNEDMRTNCLKYMIQLGEAINYFHQENWIHRDICPRNIMVDNAHQLKLIDFGLVVPNTAAFLQPGNRTGTAAYMAPELIKRQKTSQKIDIFSFSVTCYEMLSKRLPWEAAETLDAVLQHINTPPENIQNLLPDLNPQVAEAIMKGLELYPQDRWQTMKAMLEPLKQAYQSSHEHLKESKAKPSATPSAKPQTATSKSTTSPPRKKKAGDQTTSQTKRSPHAEKRIKKNDAQDAPLKNDRPSPKKPKPKRKKPDENS; this is encoded by the coding sequence ATGAACTTTCTAAAGCGTCTCTTTTCAAAACAGTCCCGCATTCCTCGCGTGAATATCAAACAACGTTTTGAGCTGATCGGACGCGTTGGCCAGGGAAGCATGTCCAAGGTCTGGCGCGCCCGCGACTACAATACCGGCAAAATTGTGGCCCTCAAAGTGCTCCACAAAGAAAAAACAGAGGAACTGGAAGCACGTTTTGTTGGACTCAACAAGCCCAAAGAAGGCGAAATTGCAGTTCAGTTTCACCATCCACATATTGTCAAAACCTTTGAGCATGGCATCACAACTGACAATGAACAGTTTCTCGTGATGGAATTCATTGAAGGCTACAGCCTCAGCTATCTGGTCGAAGCGCAAAATGAGGACATGCGGACGAATTGCCTTAAGTACATGATCCAACTGGGAGAGGCAATCAACTATTTCCATCAGGAAAACTGGATTCATCGTGATATCTGCCCGCGCAATATTATGGTCGATAATGCGCACCAATTGAAGCTGATCGACTTCGGTCTGGTGGTCCCGAATACAGCTGCCTTTCTGCAACCGGGCAACCGAACGGGTACAGCCGCGTACATGGCCCCGGAACTGATCAAACGCCAGAAAACCAGCCAGAAGATCGACATCTTCTCTTTTTCTGTGACCTGCTACGAAATGCTCAGTAAACGATTACCATGGGAAGCAGCCGAAACTCTTGATGCTGTCCTGCAACACATTAATACGCCACCTGAAAATATTCAAAACCTGCTCCCTGATCTGAATCCCCAGGTAGCTGAAGCAATCATGAAAGGTCTGGAGCTTTACCCCCAGGATCGCTGGCAGACCATGAAAGCAATGCTCGAGCCTCTCAAGCAGGCCTATCAGTCGAGCCACGAGCATCTAAAAGAATCAAAAGCAAAACCCAGTGCGACACCGTCGGCAAAACCGCAGACAGCGACATCAAAATCAACCACTTCGCCTCCCAGAAAAAAAAAGGCTGGCGACCAGACCACTTCTCAGACAAAACGTTCCCCGCATGCGGAAAAACGAATTAAAAAAAACGATGCTCAAGACGCTCCCCTAAAAAACGATCGTCCTTCACCGAAAAAACCAAAACCAAAACGCAAGAAACCAGATGAGAATTCCTGA
- the gap gene encoding type I glyceraldehyde-3-phosphate dehydrogenase, giving the protein MPVKVGINGFGRIGRITFRALAARPDEFEVVAINDLGDPKKLALLLKYDSVQGRFPGTVDVDGSDLIVDGKKVRVCAERDPRELPWKELGVEVALESTGFFTKREADGNPGYDSHLTAGARKVVISAPAKDTPDMTVVFGVNDDQLTAEHKCVSNASCTTNCLAPMAKVIHENFGIEHGLMTTVHAYTNDQRVSDQLHADPLRARAAAINIIPTTTGAAKAVGLVLPDLNGKLTGLSLRVPVPVGSITDLVVNLSKDVTAEDVNAAMKAAAEGPLKGILEYNTDPIVSSDIVGNTHSSIFDSSWTTVIGGNMLKVLSWYDNEYGYSNRTADMIARLAQL; this is encoded by the coding sequence GTGCCCGTAAAGGTTGGTATCAATGGTTTTGGACGCATTGGTCGTATTACATTCAGAGCGCTTGCCGCGCGTCCGGATGAATTTGAGGTAGTTGCCATCAACGACTTGGGTGACCCCAAAAAACTGGCATTGCTCTTAAAATATGACAGTGTTCAGGGTCGCTTTCCCGGAACAGTTGACGTTGACGGGAGTGACCTGATTGTCGATGGGAAAAAAGTTCGCGTCTGTGCAGAGCGCGATCCTCGCGAGCTTCCCTGGAAAGAACTGGGAGTGGAAGTCGCTTTGGAATCAACTGGCTTCTTTACTAAAAGAGAAGCGGATGGTAACCCCGGTTACGATAGCCACTTGACTGCTGGTGCTCGTAAAGTCGTAATTTCTGCACCCGCCAAAGACACACCGGACATGACGGTTGTTTTCGGCGTCAACGATGACCAGCTGACTGCAGAGCACAAATGTGTTTCGAATGCCAGCTGTACGACAAATTGTCTGGCTCCGATGGCGAAGGTCATTCACGAAAACTTCGGTATTGAGCACGGCCTCATGACGACAGTGCACGCTTACACGAACGACCAGAGAGTCTCCGATCAGCTCCACGCAGATCCGCTTCGGGCACGTGCTGCTGCGATCAATATCATCCCAACTACGACAGGCGCTGCAAAAGCGGTTGGCCTGGTTTTACCAGATCTGAATGGTAAGTTGACTGGATTGAGCCTTCGTGTTCCCGTTCCAGTTGGTAGTATCACCGACTTGGTTGTAAACTTGAGCAAAGATGTCACTGCTGAAGATGTGAACGCCGCAATGAAGGCTGCAGCAGAAGGTCCTCTCAAGGGAATTCTCGAGTACAATACCGATCCGATTGTCTCCAGCGATATCGTTGGAAACACTCATAGCTCAATCTTTGATTCCAGCTGGACCACTGTCATTGGGGGAAATATGCTGAAAGTCTTGAGCTGGTACGATAACGAATATGGTTATTCAAATCGAACTGCTGACATGATTGCCCGTCTGGCGCAACTATAG
- the accD gene encoding acetyl-CoA carboxylase, carboxyltransferase subunit beta, translating into MSSAPKSNVDSWLSHSSRPKRGVPEGLWLRCVECNATVFRKQVEQGLGLCPECDHHFYISAQTRIQQLLDPDSFEEWFPDLTAGDPLEFADKNKTYKDRLIIEQKKTGMKDACVVGRGYMRGRPLVVGITDSSFIMGSMGSVVGEKLTRAIEQATELKLPLIIISGSGGGARMHEGIFSLMQMGKVSAALGRYHEKGGLFISVLTNPTMGGVAASFASLGDIVVAEPKALVGFAGPRVVQATVKMTLPDGFQTSEFLLEHGFVDRIIPRPKLRSELARLIDYCV; encoded by the coding sequence ATGAGTTCTGCTCCCAAGTCTAATGTTGATTCATGGTTAAGCCATTCTTCCCGCCCCAAACGTGGCGTGCCGGAAGGGCTGTGGCTACGTTGCGTCGAGTGCAATGCAACAGTTTTCCGGAAACAGGTCGAGCAGGGACTGGGACTCTGCCCTGAATGTGATCACCATTTTTATATTTCTGCCCAAACCCGGATTCAACAGTTGTTGGACCCGGATAGTTTTGAGGAATGGTTTCCCGACTTAACAGCGGGAGATCCCCTGGAATTTGCAGACAAAAACAAAACCTATAAAGATCGCCTTATTATTGAACAGAAGAAAACAGGCATGAAAGACGCCTGTGTGGTCGGCCGGGGATATATGCGAGGTCGCCCTCTGGTAGTTGGGATCACTGATTCTTCATTCATCATGGGTAGCATGGGCTCTGTTGTCGGCGAAAAACTGACACGCGCTATTGAGCAGGCCACCGAATTAAAACTCCCGTTGATTATCATCAGCGGCTCTGGAGGAGGTGCCCGGATGCATGAAGGCATTTTCTCCCTGATGCAAATGGGAAAAGTCTCGGCTGCACTGGGACGCTACCATGAAAAAGGAGGCCTGTTTATCTCAGTACTAACCAACCCCACTATGGGGGGGGTGGCTGCCAGTTTCGCTTCTCTAGGGGATATTGTCGTCGCTGAGCCCAAGGCACTCGTCGGCTTCGCGGGACCACGCGTCGTGCAGGCAACTGTCAAAATGACTCTCCCTGATGGGTTCCAAACCAGCGAATTCCTGCTGGAACATGGGTTTGTCGATCGAATTATTCCCAGGCCCAAATTGCGATCAGAATTAGCACGCCTGATTGACTACTGCGTGTGA
- a CDS encoding histidine phosphatase family protein — translation MPIVVLIRPGCTDFDKDERIQGTLDLPLNEEGESQVKDLLPKIENSGIETIITSSSEPARSTAEQLGETLGVPVKEKEGLKNLNQGLWQGLEYEEVRRKYPKLLKQWSESPETVCPPEGELASEAVKRVEKTLQKYLKKKQNFAIVASEPLATIISCLLRNEQKEKISFEHSGRFCQNEMFEILESPPKKSDSKQVSSDDQSEKKDSQQDQGSHDEKWRFEEAK, via the coding sequence ATGCCCATTGTGGTACTTATCCGTCCTGGTTGCACAGACTTTGATAAAGATGAACGAATTCAGGGAACCCTGGACCTTCCCTTGAACGAAGAAGGGGAATCCCAGGTCAAAGATCTGCTGCCCAAGATCGAGAATTCCGGTATTGAAACAATTATCACTTCCTCTTCAGAACCCGCACGCTCCACAGCCGAACAACTCGGCGAAACCCTCGGCGTACCAGTCAAAGAAAAAGAGGGGCTCAAGAATCTCAACCAGGGGCTTTGGCAGGGGCTGGAATATGAAGAAGTCCGACGTAAATACCCCAAACTACTCAAGCAGTGGTCTGAATCCCCTGAAACGGTCTGCCCTCCGGAAGGGGAACTCGCTTCAGAAGCGGTAAAACGTGTTGAAAAAACACTTCAGAAGTATTTGAAGAAGAAACAAAACTTTGCAATCGTTGCCTCCGAGCCACTGGCCACTATCATTTCCTGCCTACTGCGAAATGAGCAAAAAGAAAAAATTTCGTTTGAGCACAGCGGTCGCTTTTGTCAGAATGAAATGTTTGAAATTCTTGAGTCACCTCCGAAAAAAAGTGATTCAAAACAGGTAAGTTCTGACGATCAATCTGAAAAGAAGGATTCGCAACAAGATCAGGGAAGCCATGACGAAAAATGGCGATTCGAGGAGGCTAAGTGA
- a CDS encoding hybrid sensor histidine kinase/response regulator has translation MDDILQEFLAESWENLGQLDSEIVELEKDPQNAELIASIFRTIHTIKGTCGFLGLTNLGAVAHSAENVLGKMREGLLDVSPGAISLVLEAIDKIKELLQGLEATGEEPKTDHSTLTSMLDDLAEFATNGGGDASAGESAPAENATPAEAVADSNPPTESSEAQAEPVAASPETTPEVKPEAPAEPAVPASVAEDPAAKSSKVSVADLSIRVNVNVVDSLMNLVGELVLTRNQLLQLARGDEESKYAAPITHLNRVTTDLQEGVMKTRMQPIGNAWNKLPRLVRDLSQVTNKHIELIMTGAETELDRTVLDAIKDPLTHMVRNSADHGIETPDIRKANGKPESGTIHLNAYHEGGHVIIEIQDDGAGISRERVLKKAIAQGLIKEADAANVADSHVFSMIFQAGFSTAEQVSSISGRGVGMDVVRTQIEKIGGTVDLSSKMGKGTMVRIKIPLTLAIVSALVLESGEQPFAIPQLGVVELVRLSAEDRKKIETIHDKKVFRLRDRLLPLVHLNEVLGLEEKAPEDDDLHDTNIVVVQVGEDQFGLIVSRIFDTEEIVVKPVGRLLKNIGLYQGTTILGDGRVVMILDVGGIFNQCGGSSAHSQTVADEATSGANRDTISMLLFGAGEGETMAVPLSLVARLEEFPLDSIELNSGRQVVQYRENLLPLLSVEGVGYGGGEQIDPQPVIVFSENNRSMGLMVNEIKDIIDEQLVIRMQSDRPGVLGTAIIGKNAIDVIDTQYYVTRSTPNWFDKVEDKKSFRVLVVDDSMFFRQLVATALETEGFSVVTSDSCVTAVEILEKDSHFQAVVTDVDLPMMDGFEFCEWLKTNDSLKELCAIALTASNNSANQAKASEVGFDQFLTKFNSQELVSCLDEYFARLKLNAGVNA, from the coding sequence ATGGACGACATTCTGCAGGAGTTTTTGGCAGAAAGCTGGGAGAATTTAGGCCAACTTGACTCAGAAATTGTTGAGTTGGAGAAAGATCCGCAGAATGCGGAGCTCATTGCCAGTATTTTTCGTACCATACATACCATAAAAGGGACATGTGGATTTCTCGGGCTGACGAATCTGGGAGCAGTTGCTCATTCTGCAGAAAATGTTCTGGGGAAAATGCGCGAGGGGCTGCTGGATGTCTCCCCGGGAGCAATTTCTCTGGTTCTGGAAGCGATTGACAAGATCAAAGAGCTTTTACAAGGTCTGGAAGCGACGGGTGAAGAACCGAAGACCGATCATTCGACTTTAACGTCGATGTTGGATGACCTGGCCGAGTTTGCAACCAATGGAGGAGGAGACGCATCAGCTGGGGAATCAGCTCCTGCCGAAAATGCGACCCCGGCGGAAGCAGTTGCAGATAGCAATCCACCAACGGAAAGCAGCGAGGCTCAGGCAGAACCGGTTGCAGCCAGTCCGGAAACGACTCCTGAGGTAAAGCCGGAAGCACCAGCGGAGCCTGCGGTTCCCGCGTCGGTAGCAGAAGATCCTGCAGCGAAATCCTCCAAAGTCAGTGTGGCTGACCTGTCCATTCGTGTGAATGTGAATGTGGTTGACAGTCTGATGAATCTCGTTGGTGAGCTTGTATTAACAAGAAACCAGTTACTGCAACTTGCTCGAGGCGATGAAGAATCAAAATATGCCGCCCCAATCACTCATTTGAACCGGGTGACTACCGACCTGCAGGAAGGGGTCATGAAAACGCGCATGCAGCCAATTGGTAATGCATGGAACAAGCTGCCTCGCCTGGTTCGCGATTTATCGCAAGTCACGAATAAACATATTGAGTTGATCATGACAGGAGCAGAAACCGAGCTGGATCGGACTGTTCTGGATGCGATCAAAGACCCTCTGACCCATATGGTCCGAAACTCTGCAGACCATGGGATCGAAACACCAGATATTCGCAAAGCGAATGGCAAGCCTGAGTCAGGAACGATTCATCTCAATGCCTACCATGAGGGGGGGCATGTTATCATTGAAATTCAGGATGACGGGGCAGGAATCAGCCGTGAACGCGTTTTGAAAAAAGCGATTGCTCAGGGCCTCATCAAAGAAGCAGATGCTGCGAACGTGGCAGACAGTCATGTGTTTTCAATGATTTTTCAAGCCGGTTTTTCAACGGCAGAACAAGTCAGTTCGATTTCCGGACGTGGCGTCGGAATGGATGTGGTTCGAACCCAGATCGAGAAAATTGGTGGTACCGTTGATCTCTCTTCCAAAATGGGAAAAGGGACAATGGTCCGAATCAAAATACCATTAACTTTGGCGATTGTCTCTGCCCTGGTACTGGAAAGCGGTGAGCAGCCGTTTGCGATACCTCAGTTGGGTGTTGTGGAACTGGTACGGCTTTCAGCAGAAGACCGCAAGAAAATCGAAACGATTCATGATAAGAAGGTCTTCCGGTTGCGAGATCGGTTGCTACCTCTGGTTCATCTGAACGAGGTGCTGGGTCTGGAAGAGAAAGCACCGGAGGATGACGACTTGCACGATACCAACATTGTCGTCGTTCAGGTAGGTGAAGATCAGTTTGGTTTGATTGTCTCTCGTATTTTTGATACCGAAGAAATCGTGGTTAAGCCGGTCGGTCGTTTGTTGAAAAACATTGGTCTGTATCAGGGAACCACGATCCTGGGAGATGGGCGGGTTGTGATGATTCTTGATGTTGGTGGAATCTTCAATCAGTGTGGCGGTAGTTCAGCTCATTCCCAGACTGTGGCGGATGAAGCGACTTCAGGGGCAAATCGAGACACGATCAGCATGCTGTTGTTTGGTGCCGGTGAAGGTGAAACGATGGCGGTGCCATTGTCTCTGGTTGCCCGGTTGGAAGAGTTTCCCTTGGACAGTATTGAACTCAACAGTGGTCGTCAAGTGGTTCAGTATCGGGAAAATCTATTGCCCTTACTGTCAGTGGAAGGTGTGGGTTATGGTGGAGGCGAACAGATTGATCCTCAACCGGTGATCGTCTTTTCGGAAAACAATCGATCGATGGGTCTGATGGTCAATGAAATCAAAGACATTATTGACGAACAACTTGTGATTCGCATGCAGTCAGATCGTCCAGGTGTTTTAGGAACAGCGATTATTGGCAAAAATGCCATTGATGTGATTGATACTCAGTATTATGTCACGCGTTCGACACCCAACTGGTTTGATAAAGTGGAAGATAAGAAATCCTTTCGCGTATTAGTCGTTGATGATTCCATGTTCTTCCGTCAATTGGTGGCGACGGCCCTGGAAACAGAAGGCTTCTCTGTGGTGACCAGTGACAGCTGTGTTACTGCCGTTGAAATATTAGAGAAAGACTCTCATTTTCAGGCAGTTGTGACTGACGTTGACTTGCCGATGATGGATGGTTTTGAGTTTTGTGAATGGCTCAAAACGAATGACTCTCTGAAGGAGCTTTGTGCGATTGCTTTGACCGCATCGAATAATTCTGCGAATCAGGCAAAGGCATCAGAAGTTGGGTTTGATCAGTTCCTGACCAAGTTCAATTCTCAGGAGCTCGTATCTTGTCTGGATGAGTACTTTGCCAGATTGAAATTAAACGCAGGAGTGAATGCATGA
- a CDS encoding chemotaxis protein CheW, with translation MSMAATDSGSGMESQLDYSSQYVSFWVDGQLLGMPVNMVQEVLTEQVISPTPLARAEIKGLLNLRGQIVTAVSLRKRLGLPALEDDRSMNVVTRVMGESYSLLVDEVGDVINVSGRSMEPVPRTLDPHWRSVTIGVFQLEEGLFVILDVETILNFD, from the coding sequence ATGAGTATGGCAGCGACTGATTCCGGCAGTGGAATGGAATCACAATTAGATTACTCAAGCCAGTACGTTTCGTTCTGGGTTGATGGCCAGCTATTGGGCATGCCTGTCAATATGGTGCAGGAAGTGCTCACGGAGCAAGTGATTTCACCGACGCCTCTGGCGCGTGCCGAGATTAAAGGACTCTTAAATCTTCGCGGCCAGATTGTGACCGCAGTCAGTCTGCGAAAACGTCTCGGTTTACCGGCTCTGGAAGATGATCGTTCGATGAACGTTGTGACCCGGGTCATGGGAGAATCTTACAGCCTGCTGGTCGATGAGGTGGGGGATGTGATCAATGTCTCAGGGCGTTCGATGGAACCCGTTCCTCGTACCTTAGACCCACACTGGCGATCTGTGACCATTGGTGTCTTTCAATTAGAGGAAGGCCTGTTTGTCATTCTTGATGTTGAAACCATATTAAATTTTGACTGA